AGCTCGGCGACGCGTTCGCGCTGTTCGAGGAGCAGAAGGTGTACATGGTCAGCCAGGCGGCCAACGATCTCAATTTCACGTTCGTCGTGGATGAGAACCAGGGCGACCGGTTGGTGGAGCAGTTGCACGAATTGCTGATCCGGCCATTGCCGGGCGATCTGGTGATGGGTCCGACGTGGGAACAGTTGTTCGCGCAGCCTGCGGCGATCGCCGCGCGCTCGCAGCCCTGGTGGGCCGCAAAGCGCGACGCGTTGTTAGGCACGCTCGCGCAGCGCGACTGCGCGTACGTCTACGATCTCGGGCAGGTGCAAGCCGCGGCGCAGGCGCTCACCGGCATCGAATCCATTTCGCGCGCGTTGTATGCACTCAAGGCGAATCCGCATCCCGACATCGTCCGCACCGTCGCGTCGGCCGGTCTCGGGTTCGATTGCGTTTCGCTCGCCGAAATCGAACACGTGTTGAATGCCGTGCCGGGCATCGCGCGTGACCGCATCCTGTTCACGCCCAATTTCGCGCCGCGCGCGGAGTACCAACGGGCGCTCGCGCTCGGCGTACACGTGACCATCGACAACCTGTTCGTGCTGCAGCACTGGCTCGATCTCTTCAAGGGCAAGAGTGTGTTCCTGCGCATCGACACCGGCATCGGCCGCGGCCATCACCATCACGTGAAGACGGCGGGTGCACAGTCGAAGTTCGGGATTCCCGTCGAAGAACTGGAAGACGTGGCGCGGCTCGCGAAGGCGGGCGGCGTCACAATCGATGGCCTCCACGCGCACGCGGGCAGCGGCGTGTTCGACGTCGGCAACTGGAGCCAGGTGGGCTCGGTACTGGTCGGCCTCGCGAAGCGATTTCCCGACGTGAAGTTCATGGATGTGGGCGGCGGTCTCGGCGTGCCCGATCGCGCCGAAGGGCGTGAGCTCGATCTTTCCAAGCTCGATGCAGCGCTCGCGCAGGTGAAGGCGGCGATCCCGGGCGTGGAGTTGTGGATCGAGCCGGGTCGTTACCTCGTCGCGAACGCCGGCGTGTTGCTGGCGCGCGTGACGCAGACCAAGATGAAGAGCGGCATTCGCTACGTGGGCGTGGCGACCGGCATGAATTCGCTGATCCGCCCGGCGCTGTACGGCGCGCATCACGACATCGTGAACCTGACGCGGTACGGCGAGCCGGCGAATCTATCTACCAACGTCGTCGGGCCGATCTGCGAGAGCTCGGATTTTCTGGGGCATGACCGGCTGCTGCCTGAGTGCCAGTCGGGTGACGTATTGCTGATCGCGACCGCGGGCGCTTACGGGCACGCGATGGCGTCGAGCTACAACCTGCGCGCGCCGGCCGAGGAATTGCTGCTTTCCTGAGCACCTGGTTCTGAGACGTTCTCAGCGGTGGCGCGACTCTAACTTCTGAACGACTTGCGGC
This sequence is a window from Pseudomonadota bacterium. Protein-coding genes within it:
- a CDS encoding bifunctional aspartate kinase/diaminopimelate decarboxylase encodes the protein MSARSTSRWVVVKFGGTSVSTLVNWRNIALVVHRRLEAGNRVLVVHSAITKITDMLEKLLVAASAGDPDEALKAIEYRHRQLTTELRVGVSPQLQGYFDELRQMANGIALVRELSDRTRARVMANGELMATEIGSRFLKAQGIDVSWMDARDMLSAEDRGASAKASVLSATCSFTPDPELEQRLDQSTPVVITQGFIARDSEGNTCLLGRGGSDTSAAYLAAKIRARQIEIWTDVPGMFSANPRATPNARLIRALHYDEAQEIATSGAKVLHPRCLLPARQYQIPLYVYATQTPDLEGTLITGEAGGGSAQVKAVCNRKGITLISLDSPGMWHQVGFMADAFTVFKEHGMSVDLVSTSETNVTVSLDPAANTLDGELLGKLKNDLSKLCGVQIIGPCASVSLVGRNIRAILHKLGDAFALFEEQKVYMVSQAANDLNFTFVVDENQGDRLVEQLHELLIRPLPGDLVMGPTWEQLFAQPAAIAARSQPWWAAKRDALLGTLAQRDCAYVYDLGQVQAAAQALTGIESISRALYALKANPHPDIVRTVASAGLGFDCVSLAEIEHVLNAVPGIARDRILFTPNFAPRAEYQRALALGVHVTIDNLFVLQHWLDLFKGKSVFLRIDTGIGRGHHHHVKTAGAQSKFGIPVEELEDVARLAKAGGVTIDGLHAHAGSGVFDVGNWSQVGSVLVGLAKRFPDVKFMDVGGGLGVPDRAEGRELDLSKLDAALAQVKAAIPGVELWIEPGRYLVANAGVLLARVTQTKMKSGIRYVGVATGMNSLIRPALYGAHHDIVNLTRYGEPANLSTNVVGPICESSDFLGHDRLLPECQSGDVLLIATAGAYGHAMASSYNLRAPAEELLLS